One Candidatus Binatia bacterium DNA window includes the following coding sequences:
- a CDS encoding PIN domain-containing protein, whose product MILVDANLLLYATVTDYPQHPAALAWLDGRLNDPLRVGLPWVSLLAFLRIGTNPRIFPNPMAMPDAWARVARWLDLPNVWIPGTADRHREILGGFLGGVASSTQLVADAHLAALAIEHGLTLCSTDGDFARFPGLRWENPLAG is encoded by the coding sequence GTGATTCTGGTCGACGCCAACCTTCTGCTGTACGCAACCGTCACCGACTACCCGCAGCACCCGGCAGCCCTGGCGTGGCTGGACGGCCGGCTCAATGACCCGCTCCGGGTCGGGCTGCCCTGGGTGAGTCTCCTGGCATTTCTCCGCATCGGTACGAACCCGCGGATCTTTCCCAATCCCATGGCGATGCCGGATGCTTGGGCTCGCGTGGCACGGTGGCTGGACCTCCCGAACGTGTGGATTCCGGGGACGGCCGACCGTCACCGTGAAATCCTCGGCGGGTTTCTGGGGGGAGTGGCGAGTTCCACCCAGCTCGTGGCCGACGCCCACCTCGCCGCGCTGGCGATCGAGCACGGGTTGACGCTGTGCAGTACCGACGGCGACTTCGCCCGCTTTCCGGGGTTGCGGTGGGAGAATCCCCTCGCGGGGTAA
- a CDS encoding methyltransferase domain-containing protein, which produces MTTAAAFGLDDPRLPEIFDELPIWSAPFGQALLDRFRYRERLTVLDVGCGTGFPAIELAQRLGGSGMVYGLDPWHAAVVRAKAKAGLLQAANVEFLAGLAESMPFHDRRFDAIVSNNGLNNVADLDASLAECRRVARAASQMVLTVNLPDTMREFYEQYEAVLRERSRHDSIRKLHEHIRTKRKPPAFLRDRLAAHGFSVVHCEETTFTLRYVNGTALFNHFFIRLAFLGPWRLVADGADVDEIFSVLEARLNETARASGGLVLTVPFVCIEATPV; this is translated from the coding sequence CGATCCGCGCTTGCCGGAGATCTTCGACGAACTCCCAATCTGGTCGGCGCCGTTCGGACAGGCGTTGCTCGACCGCTTCCGGTATCGCGAGCGGCTGACCGTGCTCGATGTCGGGTGCGGCACGGGCTTTCCGGCCATCGAGCTCGCCCAGCGCCTCGGCGGCTCCGGCATGGTGTACGGTCTCGACCCCTGGCATGCGGCGGTCGTTAGAGCGAAGGCGAAGGCCGGACTGCTGCAAGCCGCCAACGTCGAATTTCTTGCCGGCCTGGCCGAGTCGATGCCGTTCCATGACCGGCGCTTCGACGCCATCGTCTCCAACAACGGGCTGAACAACGTGGCGGACCTCGACGCTTCGCTCGCCGAGTGCAGGCGGGTTGCGCGCGCGGCCTCGCAAATGGTGTTGACCGTCAATCTGCCCGATACGATGCGGGAGTTCTACGAGCAGTACGAGGCGGTGCTGCGCGAACGGAGCCGGCACGACTCGATTCGGAAACTGCACGAGCACATCCGCACAAAGCGGAAGCCGCCCGCATTCCTGCGTGATCGGCTGGCCGCGCACGGATTCTCCGTGGTGCATTGCGAAGAGACGACGTTCACCCTGCGCTACGTGAACGGCACGGCCCTCTTCAATCACTTCTTCATTCGCCTGGCCTTCCTCGGTCCCTGGCGGCTGGTGGCTGACGGCGCCGACGTGGACGAGATCTTCTCCGTTCTCGAAGCGCGACTCAACGAGACGGCGCGCGCCTCGGGCGGCCTGGTCTTGACCGTTCCGTTCGTGTGCATCGAAGCGACCCCGGTCTGA